In Methanosarcina barkeri MS, a single window of DNA contains:
- a CDS encoding IS701 family transposase — MDINPPKCTDIDYINFLIAASNVFSCTEAARCYPDIANAPSHDAFTRCLQRQPPDTEALWEEVKSYVKLKGGYLIVDDSTLDKPYAEEIAFVRRMWSGKHHRTVKGIGLVTLVWTDGTTVIPIDFRIYNIDVDDKTKNDHFRDMLDKAEERGFNPKFVLFDTWYASVKNLKAIRQKEWHFLTRLKNNRLVNPDNKGNVPLETVDIPPKGRVVHLKAYGFVKVFRIVSKNGDTQHWVTDVQEMDEAKREDLAKKSWKIEEYHRGIKQFCGVEKCQARKEESQRAHIMFSLRAFLRLELQRIKSGISWFESAMKIRRVAVTEYLRNPQYTLN, encoded by the coding sequence ATGGACATAAATCCACCTAAGTGTACCGACATTGACTACATTAATTTTCTCATTGCGGCTTCTAACGTTTTTAGCTGTACTGAAGCTGCTAGATGTTATCCAGACATAGCTAATGCTCCTTCTCATGATGCTTTTACTCGTTGCCTTCAAAGGCAACCTCCAGACACGGAAGCACTATGGGAGGAAGTAAAAAGTTATGTCAAGCTTAAGGGAGGATACCTAATTGTTGATGATTCAACATTAGATAAACCATACGCAGAAGAAATTGCTTTTGTTCGTCGTATGTGGAGTGGAAAACATCATCGTACTGTAAAGGGAATAGGCCTGGTTACCTTAGTTTGGACTGACGGTACAACCGTTATACCTATCGATTTTCGAATTTATAACATCGATGTAGACGACAAAACAAAGAATGACCATTTCCGTGATATGCTTGACAAGGCCGAAGAACGTGGTTTTAATCCCAAATTCGTTTTATTTGATACATGGTATGCAAGTGTGAAAAACCTTAAAGCCATTAGACAGAAAGAGTGGCATTTCCTTACAAGATTGAAAAATAATCGTTTGGTAAATCCTGACAACAAGGGAAATGTGCCACTTGAAACAGTAGATATTCCTCCAAAAGGACGTGTGGTTCACCTCAAAGCATATGGATTTGTAAAGGTGTTTAGGATAGTTTCAAAAAATGGAGACACGCAACACTGGGTTACAGATGTGCAAGAGATGGATGAAGCAAAACGTGAAGATTTGGCAAAGAAGTCATGGAAAATTGAGGAATATCATAGGGGAATAAAACAGTTCTGTGGTGTCGAAAAATGTCAGGCAAGAAAGGAAGAATCACAAAGAGCACATATAATGTTCTCATTAAGAGCTTTTCTTAGACTGGAATTACAAAGAATCAAAAGTGGAATATCCTGGTTTGAAAGTGCTATGAAAATTAGAAGAGTGGCAGTGACAGAATACTTAAGGAATCCCCAATACACGTTAAATTAA
- a CDS encoding tetratricopeptide repeat protein, which produces MAKMANKFKELDRTAEEKYKKGRISFKVGRFEDALAAYGEAADAWKEMADLLFEKGKETRGTEFLEKAMEAKSCYGMALFKLERYVEALEIVDAALELKPENPTEWSNRGFVLSAMGRNEEALETFEKALEFDPKSPKILTNKGIVYFRMGFLKKALETFDRALATEPRKASDWACKIPRFSFFSRNKAPVMKPDNAETWYWKGNVLLELGEKEKALNAFKMALESDPDHLNSLLSGGDLLCEFAEYGEAFKCYIRALKLSPENEAAEKGKELCEVKINE; this is translated from the coding sequence ATGGCAAAAATGGCAAATAAATTTAAAGAACTTGACAGGACAGCTGAGGAAAAATACAAAAAAGGCAGAATTTCTTTTAAGGTCGGGAGGTTTGAAGACGCGCTTGCTGCCTATGGAGAAGCCGCTGACGCCTGGAAAGAAATGGCAGATCTGCTTTTCGAAAAAGGAAAAGAGACGCGAGGGACAGAGTTCCTTGAAAAAGCCATGGAGGCAAAATCGTGTTACGGAATGGCTCTTTTCAAGCTTGAAAGGTATGTAGAAGCCCTGGAAATCGTTGATGCCGCCCTTGAACTTAAGCCTGAAAACCCTACCGAGTGGTCCAACAGGGGTTTCGTGCTTTCAGCGATGGGGCGGAACGAGGAAGCCCTTGAAACTTTCGAAAAAGCGCTTGAATTTGACCCGAAATCCCCCAAAATCCTTACCAACAAGGGTATAGTATATTTCAGGATGGGATTCCTGAAAAAGGCTCTTGAGACTTTCGATCGCGCTCTGGCAACCGAACCCAGGAAAGCCTCGGACTGGGCCTGCAAAATTCCCAGGTTCAGTTTCTTTTCCCGGAATAAGGCTCCTGTTATGAAGCCTGACAATGCTGAGACCTGGTACTGGAAAGGCAACGTACTTCTTGAGCTTGGAGAAAAGGAAAAAGCCCTTAATGCTTTCAAGATGGCTCTTGAAAGCGATCCAGACCACCTCAACTCTCTTCTTAGCGGTGGGGATTTGCTTTGCGAATTTGCCGAATACGGTGAGGCTTTCAAGTGCTATATAAGGGCCCTGAAACTCAGCCCTGAAAATGAAGCCGCTGAGAAGGGAAAAGAACTTTGTGAAGTGAAAATTAATGAGTGA
- a CDS encoding glycine betaine ABC transporter substrate-binding protein: protein MEELNSEKDKFGGKIIGIEPGAGIMQASETAISDYGLEMELVPGSSAAMTASLKKALDSKEWIVVTLWSPHWAFNRWDLKYLDDPKGSYGDADHVETVARLGLKEEKPNLYGILTRFKWTHDDIQTVMMDIENGTAPETAAAKWVENNPQKVNEWIGKE from the coding sequence ATTGAAGAACTCAATTCCGAAAAGGACAAATTTGGTGGAAAGATAATCGGGATAGAACCAGGAGCAGGCATAATGCAGGCTTCAGAAACAGCAATTTCCGATTATGGTCTGGAAATGGAGCTTGTCCCAGGCAGTAGTGCAGCAATGACCGCTTCCCTGAAAAAAGCTCTGGATTCCAAAGAATGGATAGTTGTTACTCTCTGGTCCCCTCACTGGGCTTTTAACAGATGGGATCTTAAGTACCTTGACGACCCTAAAGGCTCATATGGTGACGCCGATCACGTTGAAACCGTGGCAAGGCTTGGACTTAAAGAAGAAAAACCCAATCTCTACGGCATCCTGACACGTTTCAAGTGGACTCACGATGATATCCAGACCGTTATGATGGATATCGAAAACGGAACTGCGCCTGAAACAGCCGCAGCAAAATGGGTTGAAAACAACCCGCAAAAAGTTAATGAATGGATTGGAAAAGAGTAA